From Andrena cerasifolii isolate SP2316 chromosome 12, iyAndCera1_principal, whole genome shotgun sequence, a single genomic window includes:
- the LOC143374963 gene encoding uncharacterized protein LOC143374963, translating to MNVQDLHDGSPLLRAIFFGDVEEVLALLSKQEDPNWQDSEQRSLLHAAAYWGDATIVKLLLLHGAAVNAKDKNWLTPLHRACRSGNHNVVEVLLHRKANVNMRDRSWQTPLHVAAANNAIQCAKLIVPYLRNVNVADRSGRTSLHHAVYNGHHEMTEYLIKIGCVVNAYDKKNRRALHFAAYMGHDNVVKTLIEQGADVNVKDRDLYTPLHAAAASGSIECMQILIKARADVEAKNEYGNTPLHIACLNGHADAVKELISNTVNVEAVNYRRLTPLHVAAVSTRGVHCLEVLLQAGAKINVQSIDKRTPLHMTAIHGRFTRSKSLLDAGASPHTRDKIRNTALHIAAWFGHECLTTTLLQYGASPTACNAELRTALHLSCLAGHIEVCRKLLQVDSRHIDSWDFGGKTPLHLAAFKGSVGCLDLLLSSGANFRLTDNDKRLALHYAASQGHYLCVFTLIGFGSDSNAQDVDGATPLHLAAAASNPMDSDAQCVQYLLKHRADPRLRDKRGFTAIHYAVAGGNQPALEALLEACPQVNLTTSSNSTDKQEAISPALTPLHLAAYYGHSEILSLLLPLFPNTNIKEDTGKTPLHLASCKGHRQCVQLLLRHGSFVSVQDSIARRTPLHCAAATGYSGCLVLLLENAEDPSVVDRYDAKQRTALTLAVANSNTECVNLLLKYKADCNLPDVNKHTPLFRAVFSERDHQLVKLLLSHGARVAVQDTNGKTPLHLASACGRVKALAALVKADPGAVTSKDDQDCTVLHWACYNGNSNCVEYLLDQNVIDSLEGNPFSAVHCAVYQGSVDCLKLLINKFGGKAVAALRDSTGDRLPLHVAASAGTLDCARLILNSVGAELAGLEVPDYSGRTPLLCAAVTGQCGVIELLLEREADVSAVDCNRNTALHLACQRRHSAAASLLLNWIDPANTNPENTSQSQQQRIAVINMTNKQQRTPLHLAARNGLVKVTRRLLQLGASVVAVDAEGLTPALACAPNRAVARCLATILAAHGQHWEAAQHSPSIQQTSEVYLNGRSGDSQHSSDSEFY from the exons ATGAACGTGCAGGACCTACACGACGGG TCCCCTCTGTTGAGAGCTATATTTTTCGGAGACGTAGAGGAAGTTCTAGCATTATTGTCTAAGCAAGAGGATCCGAATTGGCAAGATTCGGAACAGCGTTCTCTTCTGCACGCAGCCGCATATTGGGGGGATGCGACGATCGTGAAGCTGCTCCTATTGCACGGAGCCGCAGTGAATGCTAAAGATAAGAATTGGCTAACTCCGTTGCATAGGGCTTGTCGCTCAGGGAATCATAATGTAGTAGAAGTTTTATTACACCGTAAAGCGAACGTGAATATGAGAGATCGTAGCTGGCAAACACCTTTACATGTAGCAGCAGCGAATAATGCGATACAGTGCGCGAAACTGATAGTTCCATATTTAAGGAACGTTAACGTAGCGGACAG GAGCGGTAGAACAAGCTTGCACCATGCAGTTTACAATGGACATCACGAAATGACGGAATACTTAATAAAAATTGGCTGCGTAGTAAACGCTTATGATAAAAAGAATCGCAGGGCTTTACATTTCGCAGCTTACATGGGGCATGATAATGTCGTGAAGACGCTTATAGAGCAAGGGGCAGATGTGAACGTaaaa GATCGAGATTTGTACACTCCATTGCACGCAGCCGCAGCTTCCGGTAGCATAGAATGTATGCAGATATTAATTAAGGCTCGGGCGGACGTCGAAGCGAAGAATGAATATGGAAACACACCTCTACATATTGCTTGTCTGAACGGCCATGCAGACGcagttaaagaattaatcagtaaTACCGTGAACGTTG AGGCTGTCAACTACCGTCGACTGACTCCGCTACACGTTGCCGCTGTTAGCACTCGTGGCGTTCATTGTTTAGAAGTACTTTTACAAGCTGGCGCAAAAATAAACGTCCAATCGATAGACAAACGCACGCCTTTGCATATGACCGCGATCCACGGAAGATTCACGCGATCGAAAAGCTTATTGGACGCGGGGGCATCGCCGCACACCAGGGATAAAATTAGAAATACCGCTTTACACATAGCTGCTTG GTTTGGCCACGAGTGCTTAACAACAACTTTACTACAGTATGGTGCATCACCAACGGCGTGCAACGCTGAACTACGCACGGCGTTGCATCTAAGCTGTTTAGCAGGACATATCGAG GTCTGTAGGAAATTGTTGCAAGTCGATAGTCGACACATAGACTCGTGGGACTTCGGTGGTAAGACACCGTTGCATTTGGCAGCATTCAAGGGTTCTGTCGGCTGTTTAGATCTGCTGTTGTCTAGCGGAGCTAATTTTCGATTAACCGATAACGACAAGAGGTTGGCGCTTCATTACGCTGCCAGCCAGGGCCACTATCTTTGCGTTTTCACGCTGATCGGATTCGGAAGTGATTCTAATGCACAAGACGTAGACGGCGCGACCCCTTTGCATTTAGCAGCGGCAGCATCGAATCCCATGGATTCTGATGCTCA atgcgTACAGTATTTATTGAAGCATAGAGCAGATCCACGTTTGCGTGACAAACGTGGCTTCACTGCGATTCATTACGCGGTTGCTGGTGGAAATCAGCCGGCTTTAGAAGCTCTTCTAGAAGCTTGCCCACAAGTGAACTTGACGACTTCGTCCAATTCCACAGACAAACAAGAAGCTATATCCCCAGCGTTGACGCCTCTACACCTTGCC GCATATTACGGGCACAGTGAGATACTGAGCTTATTGCTGCCGTTGTTTCCCAACACTAACATTAAAGAGGATACCGGTAAAACGCCTTTACATCTAGCTTCTTGTAAAGGCCATCGCCAGTGTGTTCAACTGTTGTTAAGACACGGATCTTTCGTATCAGTTCAA GATTCTATCGCAAGGCGCACTCCATTGCACTGTGCAGCTGCGACAGGTTACTCTGGCTGTCTGGTACTTCTTCTGGAAAATGCAGAAGACCCAAGCGTTGTCGATCGCTACGACGCAAAACAGCGTACTGCTTTAACGTTAGCGGTGGCGAACAGTAATACAGAGTGCGTCAATttacttttgaaatataaagcTGATTGTAATTTGCCAGACGTAAACAAACACACGCCATTATTTCGAGCAGTGTTTAGCGAACGTGATCACCAGCTAGTGAAGTTGTTATTGTCGCACGGTGCGCGAGTAGCGGTACAAGATACGAATGGTAAAACGCCATTGCATTTAGCCTCTGCGTGCGGAAG AGTGAAAGCACTAGCCGCTCTCGTTAAAGCTGACCCCGGGGCTGTTACCTCGAAGGACGATCAAGATTGTACGGTTCTTCATTGGGCTTGTTACAATGGCAACTCCAATTGCGTGGAGTACCTCCTGGATCAAAATGTAATCGATTCGTTAGAGG GTAATCCATTCTCCGCTGTCCACTGTGCGGTGTACCAGGGATCGGTAGATTGCTTGaagttattaataaacaaattcggAGGGAAAGCTGTCGCTGCTTTAAGAGATAGTACGGGCGATCGCTTGCCTTTACACGTCGCGGCTAGTGCAGGGACCCTAGATTGCGCGAGGCTTATCTTGAACTCTGTCGGTGCAGAATTAGCTGGACTGGAGGTTCCAGATTATTCAGGTCGAACACCTCTCCTTTGCGCCGCTGTTACTGGCCAGTGTGGCGTTATCG AGTTATTGCTCGAGCGGGAAGCCGACGTGAGTGCTGTCGACTGTAACAGGAACACGGCGTTGCATTTGGCTTGCCAAAGGCGTCATTCCGCTGCCGCGTCGTTATTACTCAATTGGATAGACCCGGCCAATACGAATCCCGAGAACACGTCGCAGTCGCAACAGCAGCGCATCGCTGTCATTAACATGACCAATAAGCAACAGAGGACACCCTTACACTTGGCAGCGAGGAACGGCCTCGTAAAG GTGACACGACGCTTGTTGCAATTAGGAGCTAGCGTAGTAGCTGTCGATGCGGAGGGCCTTACTCCTGCACTGGCTTGCGCACCGAATCGCGCCGTGGCACGTTGTTTGGCTACAATCTTAGCTGCACACG GCCAACATTGGGAGGCTGCGCAACATTCGCCATCGATTCAGCAAACGTCGGAAGTGTATTTGAACGGCAGAAGCGGTGACTCGCAACACAGTTCGGATTCAGAGTTTTACTGA